One stretch of Akkermansia sp. RCC_12PD DNA includes these proteins:
- a CDS encoding NADH-quinone oxidoreductase subunit I — protein sequence MAFKTIKRPKISLGERFYLQSILGGLWITIKHLALALAGKSRNKKELAGSGIGVTMQYPEFRWDKHLPPYYRGYPVLVKGEDGRERCVSCQLCEFICPARAITITPGAVKEGDWDKVEKAPKEFEIDMLRCIYCGMCEEACPEQAIFMSQDYLLTPTDRTQSIHNKARLYELGGTRKGLVNKWNQYK from the coding sequence ATGGCCTTCAAAACGATCAAGCGCCCGAAGATTTCCCTCGGAGAGCGGTTCTACTTGCAATCCATCCTGGGCGGTCTGTGGATCACCATCAAGCACCTGGCCCTGGCTCTGGCGGGCAAGTCCCGCAACAAAAAGGAACTGGCCGGCTCCGGAATCGGCGTCACCATGCAGTACCCGGAATTCCGCTGGGACAAGCACCTGCCTCCCTATTACCGCGGCTATCCCGTGCTGGTGAAGGGCGAGGACGGACGCGAACGCTGCGTCTCCTGCCAGCTCTGCGAATTCATCTGCCCCGCCCGCGCCATCACCATCACGCCCGGCGCCGTCAAGGAAGGCGACTGGGACAAGGTGGAAAAAGCCCCCAAGGAATTCGAGATCGACATGCTCCGCTGCATCTACTGCGGCATGTGCGAGGAAGCCTGCCCGGAACAAGCCATCTTCATGAGCCAGGACTACCTGCTCACCCCTACGGACCGGACGCAGTCCATCCACAACAAGGCCAGGCTTTACGAACTGGGCGGCACCCGCAAGGGGCTGGTCAACAAGTGGAACCAATACAAATAA
- a CDS encoding NADH-quinone oxidoreductase subunit J, producing the protein MNIFASDILFYVFGALAVILSLMVVFMRNPVSSAMMMALSFGATAAVMIGLGAHFLGILQILVYAGAIMVLFAFIIMLLNVKLETSPFRRPVSVAVGVIIAGLFLGQLIGIIYSLPGAKDCGRCPMASAEQAWNDLKIGQNEANEATECNAGVACGLRASTSAFTNAEIDRLINNGQQQGNVESAQAPGAAASGKHGVNGLPLDKIAICGQKQRNYAFSGNSIDCLLLSSSIQAPRITLPPLSPKCSAHLYPEGTTIRAEINNGEFPDTALLGRTLFDKYNRTLVIAGLALLVASIGVVVLSRRPSGK; encoded by the coding sequence ATGAACATTTTTGCCAGTGACATACTCTTCTACGTCTTCGGGGCCCTGGCCGTGATCCTGTCCCTAATGGTCGTCTTCATGCGCAACCCCGTTTCCTCCGCCATGATGATGGCCCTCTCCTTCGGGGCGACGGCCGCCGTCATGATCGGTCTGGGCGCCCACTTCCTGGGCATTCTGCAAATCCTCGTGTACGCCGGGGCTATCATGGTTCTCTTCGCGTTCATCATCATGCTGCTGAACGTAAAGCTGGAAACCTCCCCCTTCCGGCGGCCCGTTTCCGTCGCCGTGGGCGTCATCATCGCAGGGCTGTTCCTCGGCCAGCTCATCGGCATCATCTACTCCCTGCCCGGCGCGAAGGATTGCGGCCGCTGTCCGATGGCCAGCGCGGAACAGGCCTGGAACGACTTGAAGATCGGACAAAACGAGGCTAACGAAGCTACGGAATGCAACGCTGGCGTGGCCTGCGGATTGCGCGCCTCGACTTCCGCTTTTACAAATGCTGAAATCGACCGCCTGATCAACAACGGCCAGCAACAAGGAAACGTGGAATCCGCCCAGGCTCCGGGAGCAGCCGCATCCGGCAAGCACGGCGTCAACGGCCTTCCTCTCGACAAAATCGCCATCTGCGGACAGAAGCAAAGGAACTATGCCTTTTCCGGAAACTCCATTGACTGTTTATTGTTGAGTTCATCTATCCAGGCCCCCCGGATCACCCTTCCTCCGCTTTCCCCCAAATGTTCCGCGCATCTTTATCCGGAAGGCACCACCATCCGGGCGGAGATCAACAACGGGGAATTCCCGGATACCGCCCTGCTGGGCCGCACCCTGTTTGACAAGTACAACCGCACGCTGGTCATCGCAGGGCTGGCCCTGCTGGTGGCCTCCATCGGGGTCGTGGTCCTGAGCCGCCGCCCCTCCGGCAAATAA
- the nuoK gene encoding NADH-quinone oxidoreductase subunit NuoK yields MIPLTHYLILSGILFAIGLVGVIVRRDIIVIFMCLEMMLSAANLSLVAFSRAQGSMGLPNYDGQSLSIFVLTIAAAEVAIGLALIVSLYRARRTASTQDLHTLKD; encoded by the coding sequence ATGATACCTCTTACGCATTATCTGATCCTCTCCGGCATTCTGTTTGCCATCGGCCTGGTGGGGGTGATCGTCCGGCGCGACATCATCGTCATTTTCATGTGCCTGGAAATGATGCTCAGCGCGGCCAACCTTTCCCTGGTGGCCTTCTCCCGGGCCCAGGGCTCCATGGGACTGCCCAACTATGACGGCCAGTCCCTGTCCATCTTCGTCCTGACCATCGCCGCGGCGGAAGTGGCCATCGGCCTGGCCCTGATCGTTTCCCTGTACCGCGCGCGGCGCACGGCCAGCACCCAGGACCTTCATACGCTGAAAGACTAA
- the nuoL gene encoding NADH-quinone oxidoreductase subunit L, with protein MLDIDIQYTWLLLFLPLVVAAFNWFFLTKRANVAALTSTFSCLVTFVLSLALLDKTGTDAFTWLSISSVFSIDLGFVLDPLSTRMMLVVTGIGLLVHIFSLGYMADDKAKARYFACLSLFMFSMTGIVLASNIAMTFIFWELVGLSSYLLIGHWYTRSAAADAAKKAFICNRVGDFGFLIGILTLWALTNTLNFSLMEMPAGISETLLNITVLCLFCGAVGKSAQFPLHVWLPDAMEGPTPVSALIHAATMVAAGVYMMVRVQLSIGVEAFPSLSCDVIAIIGAITAIIAAFMATQQNDIKRVLAYSTLSQLGYMVMALGLLAGEAAMFHLFTHAWFKALLFLGAGAIIFACHHEQDIWKMGGIMKRMKLTSLTFIIGTMALIAIPFTSGFFSKEAILEAALHKNPVFFWIGGGVALLTTFYMMRVIFVVFFGRERSHSAEHAREVGGVMLIPLLILAVLAVISGYGFIADRLVPFNGFAVADFHMEMPFYVSMGALVLGILLAAVFYAGSPASDKLSGNAVSRALANRLYIDWFYDKVLVKGVQGILASIIDFIDQFIISGLIVGGLARLTAAVGSLLRRLQSGNMAAYTVLFGVGLLLVIYFTVFYSC; from the coding sequence ATGTTAGACATCGACATCCAATATACCTGGCTCCTGCTCTTTCTGCCCCTGGTCGTGGCGGCTTTCAACTGGTTTTTCCTGACAAAGCGCGCGAACGTGGCGGCCCTCACCTCCACCTTCTCCTGCCTGGTCACCTTCGTTCTTTCCCTGGCCCTGCTGGACAAGACCGGAACGGATGCCTTCACCTGGCTTTCCATTTCCAGCGTCTTCTCCATTGACCTCGGCTTTGTGCTGGACCCCCTCTCCACGCGCATGATGCTGGTGGTCACGGGCATCGGCCTGCTGGTGCATATCTTCTCCCTCGGATACATGGCGGACGACAAGGCCAAGGCCCGCTACTTCGCCTGCCTGAGTCTGTTCATGTTCTCCATGACGGGCATCGTCCTGGCCAGCAACATCGCCATGACCTTCATCTTCTGGGAGCTGGTGGGCCTTTCCTCCTACCTGCTCATCGGCCACTGGTACACCAGGTCCGCCGCCGCGGACGCCGCCAAGAAGGCCTTCATCTGCAACCGCGTGGGGGACTTCGGCTTCCTGATCGGCATCCTGACCCTCTGGGCGCTGACCAATACGCTCAATTTCAGCCTGATGGAAATGCCCGCCGGCATCAGTGAAACCCTGCTGAACATCACGGTGCTGTGCCTGTTCTGCGGCGCGGTGGGCAAGTCCGCCCAGTTCCCGCTGCACGTGTGGCTGCCGGACGCCATGGAAGGCCCCACCCCCGTTTCCGCCCTGATCCATGCCGCCACAATGGTCGCCGCCGGGGTGTACATGATGGTGCGCGTCCAGCTCTCCATCGGCGTGGAAGCGTTCCCCTCCCTCTCCTGCGACGTGATCGCCATCATCGGCGCTATCACGGCCATCATCGCCGCCTTCATGGCAACCCAGCAAAACGACATCAAGCGCGTGCTGGCCTATTCCACCCTGTCCCAGCTCGGGTACATGGTCATGGCCCTGGGCCTGCTGGCCGGGGAAGCGGCCATGTTCCACCTGTTCACCCACGCCTGGTTCAAGGCGCTGCTCTTCCTCGGCGCGGGCGCCATCATCTTCGCCTGCCACCATGAGCAGGACATCTGGAAGATGGGCGGCATCATGAAGCGCATGAAGCTGACCTCCCTGACCTTCATCATCGGCACCATGGCCCTGATCGCCATTCCGTTCACGTCCGGCTTCTTCTCCAAGGAAGCCATCCTGGAAGCCGCCTTGCACAAAAACCCGGTGTTCTTCTGGATCGGCGGCGGCGTGGCCCTGCTGACCACCTTCTACATGATGAGAGTCATCTTCGTGGTCTTCTTCGGCAGGGAACGCAGCCACAGCGCGGAACATGCGCGGGAAGTGGGCGGCGTCATGCTCATTCCCCTGCTGATCCTGGCCGTGCTCGCTGTCATCTCCGGCTACGGCTTCATCGCGGACAGGCTGGTTCCCTTCAACGGTTTTGCAGTAGCGGACTTCCACATGGAAATGCCCTTCTACGTATCCATGGGCGCCCTCGTCCTGGGCATTCTGCTGGCTGCCGTCTTTTATGCGGGCTCTCCGGCTTCCGACAAGCTCTCCGGCAACGCCGTCTCCCGCGCCCTCGCCAACCGGCTCTACATCGACTGGTTCTACGACAAGGTGCTCGTTAAAGGCGTGCAGGGCATTCTGGCCTCCATCATCGACTTCATCGACCAGTTCATCATTTCCGGCCTCATCGTGGGCGGCCTGGCCCGGCTGACCGCCGCCGTCGGCTCCCTGCTCCGCCGCCTGCAGTCCGGCAACATGGCCGCCTACACGGTTCTGTTCGGAGTCGGCCTGCTTCTGGTCATTTACTTCACCGTCTTCTATTCCTGCTAA
- a CDS encoding NADH-quinone oxidoreductase subunit M has product MLIWLVLIPLIASALIGLCKAPARPTALLSATLTLALGIWALVSFDDCASCWSRFQGLDLQLTLAPAMAKVMLLLTILVTFATVLGTNPPKGGEASWYNSALLISAGATGAFLSNNIISFFAFHELALIPTFVMIGLYGRGDKRTTAWRATLYLGLASMVLLAALLMIGTQAGFTFSGLQDFIQNGQPLENAELIGALLIAGFGTLISLFPFHSWAAPAYASAPAPVAMMHAGVLKKFGLYGLFMFQPLMEAGFLPWTNILLVLLVCNVIWVGYVTVNQKRLDLLLGNSSVMHMGYIFLAFAALIVSGSAEANPWAVKGAALLMLAHGLSIALLFMLCGQIEKQTGTLEINSLGGLGTRLPRMAFVFGLAGMASIGLPGLANFPGEFMVFFSGFSGFENGFGPVQFATILCLWGLVIGAVYMLRAYRNIFQGDLSKAAAYATELLPAERAANYFLVITLVVFGFLPDLVLQFFS; this is encoded by the coding sequence ATGCTTATCTGGCTTGTTCTCATTCCTCTGATTGCCTCAGCCCTCATCGGTCTGTGCAAGGCGCCCGCGCGCCCGACGGCCCTGCTCAGCGCAACGCTGACGCTGGCCCTGGGCATCTGGGCCCTGGTTAGCTTTGACGACTGCGCTTCCTGCTGGTCCCGCTTCCAGGGGCTGGATCTTCAACTGACCCTGGCCCCCGCCATGGCCAAGGTGATGCTGCTGCTGACCATCCTGGTCACCTTCGCCACGGTTCTGGGCACCAATCCTCCCAAGGGAGGGGAAGCTTCCTGGTACAACTCCGCCCTGCTGATCTCCGCGGGCGCCACCGGCGCTTTCCTGTCCAACAACATTATTTCCTTCTTCGCCTTCCATGAACTGGCGCTGATCCCCACCTTCGTGATGATCGGCCTGTACGGCAGGGGGGACAAGCGCACCACCGCCTGGCGCGCCACCCTGTACCTGGGGCTGGCCTCCATGGTGCTGCTCGCGGCCCTGCTGATGATCGGAACGCAGGCCGGGTTCACCTTCTCCGGCCTCCAGGACTTCATCCAGAACGGACAGCCCCTGGAAAATGCGGAACTGATCGGCGCCCTGCTGATCGCCGGATTCGGCACCCTGATCTCCCTGTTCCCGTTCCATTCCTGGGCGGCACCCGCCTATGCCTCCGCCCCCGCCCCGGTGGCGATGATGCACGCGGGCGTTCTGAAAAAATTCGGCCTGTACGGCCTGTTCATGTTCCAGCCCCTGATGGAAGCGGGCTTCCTGCCCTGGACGAATATCCTGCTCGTCCTGCTGGTGTGCAACGTGATCTGGGTGGGCTACGTGACGGTGAACCAGAAGCGGCTGGACCTGCTGCTGGGCAACTCCTCCGTGATGCACATGGGCTACATCTTCCTGGCCTTCGCCGCCCTGATCGTATCAGGTTCCGCGGAAGCCAACCCCTGGGCCGTGAAAGGAGCGGCCCTGCTGATGCTGGCCCACGGCCTTTCCATCGCCCTGCTCTTCATGCTCTGCGGCCAGATTGAAAAGCAGACCGGCACGCTGGAAATCAATTCCCTGGGCGGCCTGGGAACCAGGCTGCCGCGCATGGCCTTCGTCTTCGGCCTGGCAGGCATGGCCTCCATCGGCCTCCCCGGCCTGGCGAACTTTCCGGGCGAGTTCATGGTCTTCTTCTCCGGTTTCTCCGGGTTCGAGAACGGCTTCGGCCCCGTGCAGTTCGCCACGATCCTCTGCCTGTGGGGCCTGGTCATCGGCGCCGTGTACATGCTGAGGGCCTACCGCAACATCTTCCAGGGCGACCTGTCCAAGGCCGCCGCCTACGCGACGGAACTGCTGCCCGCCGAACGCGCGGCCAATTACTTCCTGGTCATCACCCTGGTCGTCTTCGGCTTCCTGCCGGACCTGGTTCTCCAATTCTTCTCCTGA
- a CDS encoding NADH-quinone oxidoreductase subunit N, producing MQAYIPEFILAGLAMILLLAETFFKKAPKFVFGLIGAAGALAMLPFYMESLYANTYIILALVATAITLLLSVDFRAVINLSSNDSKTQDGTGEFYILPLLACVGITSLCKAANLVELFVSLEVLTLSSFIMVGYFRRNLGSTEAGIKYLILGAVSTGFLVFGLAWYFGMTGTFEYNHAIVMAALSGQTAPGMFFALALLLLGTAFKIGAVPMQLWIPDVYQGAPTPVTAFLSVASKVAGFALLSIILAPFAGIPAVQFVIALMAATTLLVGNLGAIPQTNLKRLMGYSSIAQAGFILPLFIGTLKGQLAPNAPFYLAVYLVMTFGAFFALAMIRTQRGSEEISAFRGLGKTNPRLALAITIMFASLAGVPLTAGFFAKMISFVHVINTGLYLNWMLPIMIICAAAGFYYYFKVIRSMYWDKPEEGMEAVQVPVISGVMLAAFSVFIVIGGLMPLFINPIR from the coding sequence ATGCAAGCGTACATTCCGGAATTCATCCTAGCCGGCCTGGCGATGATCCTGCTCCTGGCTGAAACCTTCTTCAAGAAGGCTCCCAAATTCGTCTTCGGCCTGATCGGGGCGGCGGGCGCCCTGGCGATGCTTCCCTTCTACATGGAAAGCCTCTACGCCAATACCTACATCATCCTGGCCCTGGTCGCCACGGCGATAACCCTGCTTCTTTCCGTGGACTTCCGCGCTGTCATCAACCTGTCTTCCAACGACTCCAAGACGCAGGACGGCACCGGGGAATTCTATATCCTGCCCCTGCTCGCCTGCGTGGGGATCACCTCCCTGTGCAAGGCCGCCAACCTGGTGGAACTCTTCGTTTCCCTGGAAGTGCTCACGCTGAGCTCCTTCATCATGGTGGGCTATTTCCGCCGGAACCTCGGCTCCACGGAAGCGGGCATCAAGTACCTGATTCTGGGAGCCGTCAGCACGGGCTTCCTCGTCTTCGGCCTAGCATGGTACTTCGGCATGACTGGCACCTTTGAATACAACCACGCCATCGTCATGGCCGCCCTTTCCGGACAGACGGCACCGGGCATGTTCTTCGCCCTGGCCCTGCTCCTGCTCGGCACTGCCTTCAAGATCGGCGCCGTTCCCATGCAACTGTGGATTCCGGACGTGTACCAGGGCGCACCCACCCCGGTGACGGCCTTCCTCTCCGTAGCGTCCAAGGTGGCGGGCTTCGCCCTGCTGAGCATCATCCTGGCGCCCTTCGCCGGCATTCCCGCCGTCCAGTTCGTCATCGCCCTGATGGCCGCGACCACGCTGCTGGTGGGTAACCTGGGAGCCATTCCCCAGACCAACCTGAAACGCCTGATGGGGTATTCCTCCATCGCGCAGGCCGGCTTCATCCTGCCCCTCTTCATCGGCACGTTGAAGGGGCAGCTGGCGCCCAACGCGCCCTTCTACCTGGCGGTGTATCTGGTCATGACCTTCGGGGCCTTCTTCGCCCTCGCCATGATCCGCACCCAGCGCGGCAGCGAGGAAATCTCCGCCTTCCGCGGCCTGGGCAAAACCAATCCCCGCCTGGCCCTCGCCATCACGATCATGTTCGCCTCCCTGGCAGGCGTTCCGCTGACGGCCGGCTTCTTCGCCAAAATGATCTCCTTCGTCCACGTCATCAACACGGGCCTGTACCTGAACTGGATGCTGCCCATCATGATCATCTGCGCCGCCGCAGGTTTCTACTATTACTTCAAGGTTATCCGCTCCATGTACTGGGACAAGCCGGAAGAAGGCATGGAAGCCGTGCAGGTGCCCGTCATCTCCGGCGTGATGCTGGCGGCCTTCTCCGTCTTCATCGTGATCGGCGGCCTGATGCCCCTGTTCATCAACCCGATCCGTTAA
- a CDS encoding DUF3472 domain-containing protein, translating into MRLFSATAVVCASLLAAVSFVHAQSPEVLAKRQCRSVHIRQDGHPAQAAALYNEVKARTSVPGTYFCAMNFDDGYIGFQEQSNGRKVIIFSIWDPVPHGDNPNSVPEKERTKLLKLGENARAGRFGGEGTGGQSFVDYPWEVGENMRFLVCIKKMGAFKEISGFYFNNKTNSWDLISKWKTHSSKKELSYSVGFVEDFMRNFESAKKARGAFFGPGFAYKDGKWFPSTGVTFTGDPTPSTNVMAEIQPNGSVLLQTGGETVMTDFKLFESRPLPQDIKLAPPGEDVTRLVQEHTK; encoded by the coding sequence ATGCGTCTTTTTTCCGCAACAGCCGTCGTCTGCGCCTCCCTGCTTGCCGCAGTATCATTCGTCCACGCCCAGTCTCCTGAAGTCCTGGCGAAGCGGCAGTGCCGCTCCGTGCATATCAGGCAGGACGGCCATCCGGCCCAGGCGGCCGCCCTGTACAACGAGGTGAAGGCCCGTACCTCCGTTCCCGGCACTTATTTCTGCGCCATGAACTTTGACGACGGCTACATTGGCTTCCAGGAACAGTCCAACGGCAGGAAAGTGATTATTTTTTCCATCTGGGACCCGGTTCCCCACGGAGACAACCCCAACAGCGTCCCGGAAAAAGAACGCACCAAGCTGCTGAAGCTGGGAGAAAACGCCAGGGCCGGACGCTTCGGCGGCGAGGGGACGGGCGGCCAGAGCTTTGTAGATTATCCCTGGGAAGTGGGGGAAAACATGCGCTTTCTCGTCTGCATCAAAAAAATGGGGGCGTTCAAGGAAATCAGCGGCTTTTATTTCAACAACAAGACCAACTCCTGGGACCTCATTTCCAAGTGGAAAACCCATTCCTCCAAGAAGGAACTTTCCTACTCCGTAGGGTTTGTGGAGGATTTCATGCGCAATTTTGAATCCGCCAAGAAAGCGCGCGGCGCGTTCTTCGGTCCCGGCTTTGCGTACAAGGACGGCAAATGGTTCCCCAGCACCGGCGTTACCTTTACGGGCGACCCCACCCCCTCCACCAACGTCATGGCGGAAATCCAGCCGAACGGTTCCGTCCTTCTCCAGACGGGCGGAGAAACGGTGATGACGGATTTCAAACTGTTTGAAAGCCGTCCCCTGCCGCAGGATATAAAACTTGCACCGCCCGGTGAAGACGTCACCCGGCTCGTGCAGGAGCACACAAAATAA